A DNA window from Synergistaceae bacterium contains the following coding sequences:
- the rplI gene encoding 50S ribosomal protein L9, with protein sequence MKVILKSDVNKLGRSGALIEVSDGYARNFLLPKNLAIEATPGKISEWKAEQARLKAKDEKLHAEALELQKKLQGRSVTITGKAGDNGKLFGSITAAQIAEALESQHGLKNFDKRDVKLDEVIKNAGDFKFSIKLYPGVQADMIVSVSVN encoded by the coding sequence ATGAAGGTAATTCTTAAATCGGACGTGAACAAACTCGGCAGATCAGGCGCATTAATTGAAGTCAGTGACGGTTATGCGAGAAATTTTTTACTGCCTAAAAACTTAGCAATCGAGGCAACTCCGGGCAAAATTTCAGAATGGAAAGCAGAGCAGGCACGACTCAAGGCCAAAGACGAGAAATTACACGCTGAAGCACTCGAATTACAGAAAAAATTACAGGGCCGATCAGTTACTATAACGGGTAAAGCAGGCGACAACGGCAAATTATTCGGAAGTATCACAGCTGCACAAATTGCCGAGGCCTTAGAATCTCAGCACGGACTGAAAAATTTTGATAAACGCGACGTAAAACTCGACGAAGTAATAAAGAATGCCGGAGATTTCAAATTTTCTATAAAACTTTACCCCGGTGTTCAGGCTGATATGATCGTATCTGTGAGTGTGAACTAA